The following are encoded in a window of uncultured Ilyobacter sp. genomic DNA:
- a CDS encoding BMP family ABC transporter substrate-binding protein: MKKLLVILTGVIIFTFTAFGAQKTKVGLVLSSGGLGTGFNQMAYDALTKLEKEGKIDFKYVEPSNINEDLQYLRDFASTREYDIIIGMGTVVAESMKVAAREYPKQKFGLVGATLEIPNTVTIDFAEQEMSFLAGALSAMMSKTGVVGTIPAMDNRSFNRFKNGFRQGAQYVNPKVKVYNTYMPTTSSNPFNDPATGKNISLMMMDRKADVIMHVAEGTGRGLFQAAKERGVYAIGCDVDEDGVLPGTILTSVRVRIDNAVYRLVSDLIKGKFVPGYTQANLASNGVSLTDFKYTRDIIGKDKMAKLNEIKNDIIKGRIKVSE; the protein is encoded by the coding sequence ATGAAGAAACTATTGGTTATTTTAACAGGAGTTATTATTTTTACTTTTACAGCCTTTGGAGCACAAAAGACAAAAGTAGGCTTAGTATTATCTTCAGGAGGACTAGGAACAGGTTTTAATCAGATGGCTTATGATGCTTTGACAAAATTGGAAAAAGAGGGGAAAATAGATTTTAAATATGTAGAGCCTTCAAATATAAATGAAGACCTTCAGTATTTGAGAGATTTTGCAAGCACTAGAGAGTATGATATTATCATAGGAATGGGGACAGTTGTGGCAGAATCTATGAAAGTAGCTGCAAGAGAGTATCCGAAACAAAAGTTTGGTCTTGTGGGAGCAACATTAGAGATACCAAATACTGTTACAATAGACTTTGCAGAGCAGGAGATGTCCTTTTTAGCAGGAGCCCTATCTGCTATGATGAGTAAGACAGGGGTTGTAGGGACGATTCCTGCCATGGACAACAGATCTTTTAACAGATTTAAAAATGGATTCAGACAAGGGGCTCAATATGTTAATCCCAAGGTAAAGGTTTACAACACTTACATGCCAACTACTAGCAGCAATCCATTCAATGACCCGGCTACAGGTAAAAACATTTCACTTATGATGATGGATAGGAAAGCAGATGTAATTATGCACGTGGCAGAGGGAACTGGAAGAGGTCTTTTCCAGGCTGCGAAAGAAAGAGGTGTATATGCAATAGGGTGTGATGTAGATGAAGACGGTGTCCTCCCTGGGACTATCCTGACATCAGTCAGAGTGAGGATAGATAATGCTGTGTACAGACTTGTGTCCGATCTTATAAAAGGTAAATTTGTACCTGGTTACACTCAAGCTAATCTCGCCAGCAATGGAGTATCTCTTACTGACTTCAAGTATACAAGAGATATCATAGGAAAAGATAAAATGGCTAAGCTCAATGAGATAAAAAATGATATAATAAAAGGAAGAATAAAAGTCTCAGAATAG
- a CDS encoding mechanosensitive ion channel domain-containing protein, whose amino-acid sequence MIYYVALILVLLLILLYFLMRLRTLEKHFKGNVEDNKNFGALRSGSTVFKKTLKRSKEKALKNIGARFTIIRRSLFILWLLIMVFLLLYPFMGNFSKGVFSVFASTGTIFLGFAAKPFIENIIAGIVITLSKQFNVGDTIVIKDYYGVVEDINMTHTIVKLWDWQRFVIPNVNMLKENFINYTLVNESQWAKVEFWISYESDVELVKELAIKVAKENSHVNLSSEPHFWVMDMTSDNIKCWVAGLTDSPANGWSFKNEFRLKFYTELRKLNIKPHFKYIVLNEEFEKDGIGKRV is encoded by the coding sequence ATGATATATTATGTTGCTCTGATTTTAGTTTTGTTACTTATTTTGTTGTATTTTTTAATGAGGCTTCGAACTTTAGAGAAGCATTTTAAGGGAAATGTTGAGGACAATAAAAACTTTGGTGCCCTTAGAAGTGGATCTACTGTATTTAAAAAGACCCTTAAAAGGTCAAAAGAGAAAGCCTTAAAAAATATAGGGGCAAGATTTACAATTATAAGAAGATCTCTTTTTATTCTTTGGCTTTTGATAATGGTTTTTTTATTGCTCTATCCTTTCATGGGTAATTTTTCAAAGGGAGTATTTTCTGTATTTGCATCTACAGGTACGATCTTTTTAGGATTTGCGGCCAAGCCTTTTATAGAAAATATTATAGCCGGAATAGTAATAACTCTTTCAAAACAATTTAATGTAGGAGATACAATAGTTATAAAAGATTATTATGGTGTGGTGGAGGATATAAATATGACACATACCATAGTCAAGTTATGGGACTGGCAGAGATTTGTTATTCCAAATGTTAATATGTTGAAAGAAAATTTTATAAATTATACCCTTGTAAATGAATCCCAGTGGGCTAAGGTAGAATTTTGGATATCCTATGAGTCAGATGTAGAGTTAGTAAAAGAACTTGCCATAAAAGTAGCCAAGGAGAATTCACATGTAAATCTCAGTAGTGAGCCTCATTTTTGGGTTATGGATATGACTTCTGACAACATAAAATGTTGGGTTGCAGGACTAACAGATTCACCTGCCAACGGATGGTCTTTTAAGAATGAATTCAGGTTGAAATTTTATACAGAATTAAGAAAACTTAATATTAAGCCTCATTTCAAATATATTGTTTTAAATGAGGAGTTTGAAAAAGATGGTATAGGTAAGAGGGTATAG